A window of the Microbacterium sp. AZCO genome harbors these coding sequences:
- a CDS encoding sugar transferase, with amino-acid sequence MTDAIILAAILTVVTMTAPHPSMVRITRFDLFVPAVGIVGAVLLAILTLLSLTGSRTPRVVGVGSQEYRALVRSSFLAFTSTALLAYLFGVEGLTFILAYGLIGTTVALVVTRWVWRRWLVSQRRQGKMANRVLLVGSEESVAATARDLKRTPAAGLLVVGACTPSGRVADYIPGTDIAVSGSVDNVMGALRRVDADTVLISSANELSAATVRSLSWELEPGRHHLIVAPSLTDIGGPRLHTRPVAGLPLVHVETPRYSGGKLHAKRTFDVLAAGVLIVLLAPVLIFVALAVQFTSPGGVLFRQERIGLSGEKFHMLKFRSMYQDAEARLTELATESRDSGNDIMFKMKDDPRVTGVGKVLRRFSLDELPQLFNVVLGDMALVGPRPPLEREVTQYADTVHRRFLVKPGITGLWQVSGRSDLDWDETVRLDLFYVENWTLTGDLTILLKTVKAVLKSEGAY; translated from the coding sequence ATGACCGACGCGATCATCCTGGCCGCGATCCTGACCGTCGTGACGATGACGGCGCCGCATCCGTCGATGGTGCGCATCACGCGCTTCGACCTGTTCGTTCCGGCCGTCGGCATCGTCGGCGCCGTGCTGCTCGCGATCCTGACGCTCCTGTCGCTGACCGGCAGCCGGACGCCCCGCGTCGTCGGCGTCGGAAGCCAGGAGTACCGCGCGCTCGTCCGCTCGTCGTTCCTCGCGTTCACCAGCACCGCGCTGCTGGCGTACCTCTTCGGCGTCGAGGGACTGACCTTCATCCTCGCGTACGGTCTCATCGGCACGACGGTGGCACTCGTGGTCACACGCTGGGTGTGGCGCCGCTGGCTCGTGTCGCAGCGTCGTCAGGGCAAGATGGCCAACCGTGTGCTGCTCGTCGGCTCGGAGGAGTCGGTCGCCGCCACGGCTCGCGACCTCAAGCGCACCCCCGCTGCCGGCCTTCTCGTCGTCGGCGCCTGCACGCCGTCGGGCCGCGTGGCCGACTACATCCCCGGCACGGACATCGCGGTGTCCGGTTCGGTCGACAACGTCATGGGAGCCCTGCGGCGAGTGGATGCCGACACCGTGCTGATCTCCAGTGCGAACGAGCTCAGCGCGGCCACGGTCCGGTCGCTGAGCTGGGAGCTCGAGCCGGGACGGCACCACCTCATCGTCGCGCCGAGCCTCACGGATATCGGCGGACCTCGCCTGCACACCCGCCCGGTCGCCGGCCTGCCGCTCGTGCACGTGGAGACGCCGCGCTACTCCGGCGGCAAGCTGCACGCGAAGCGCACGTTCGACGTGCTCGCGGCGGGAGTGCTCATCGTGCTCCTCGCGCCCGTGCTGATCTTCGTGGCCCTCGCCGTGCAGTTCACGAGCCCCGGAGGCGTCCTCTTCCGTCAGGAGCGCATCGGCCTGAGCGGCGAGAAGTTCCACATGCTCAAGTTCCGGTCGATGTACCAGGATGCCGAGGCCCGCCTCACGGAGCTGGCGACCGAGTCGCGTGACAGCGGCAACGACATCATGTTCAAGATGAAGGACGACCCGCGCGTCACCGGCGTGGGCAAGGTCCTGCGCCGCTTCAGCCTCGACGAGCTGCCGCAGCTGTTCAACGTCGTTCTGGGGGACATGGCGCTGGTCGGCCCGCGCCCGCCGCTCGAGCGCGAGGTCACGCAGTACGCCGATACCGTGCATCGCCGGTTCCTGGTCAAGCCCGGCATCACGGGCCTGTGGCAGGTGAGCGGTCGCAGCGATCTCGACTGGGACGAGACCGTGCGTCTCGACCTCTTCTATGTCGAGAACTGGACCCTGACGGGCGACCTCACGATCCTCCTGAAGACGGTCAAGGCCGTGCTCAAGAGCGAGGGTGCCTACTGA
- the galU gene encoding UTP--glucose-1-phosphate uridylyltransferase GalU — MTNSSIKAVIPAAGLGTRFLPATKAMPKEMLPVVDKPAIQYVVEEAVSAGIDDILVIIGRNKNALANHFDRVTELEHTLEQKGDHSKLERVMQPSSLADIHFVRQGDPKGLGHAVLRARKHVGDETFAVLLGDDLIDARDPLLSRMIEVSLHKSATVVALMEVDPSQIHLYGCADVETTDESDVVKIKALVEKPSAAEAPSNLAIIGRYVLKPQIFDVLEETEPGKGGEIQLTDALETLAGDEEIGGPVLGVVFTGRRYDTGDRLDYLKSSIQLALDREDLGPELAAWIKEVAPTLA; from the coding sequence ATGACGAACAGCTCCATCAAGGCAGTGATCCCCGCGGCCGGCCTCGGCACGCGATTCCTCCCGGCGACAAAGGCGATGCCTAAGGAGATGCTCCCCGTCGTGGACAAGCCCGCCATCCAGTACGTGGTCGAAGAGGCCGTGTCGGCGGGCATCGACGACATCCTCGTGATCATCGGGCGCAACAAGAACGCCCTGGCGAACCACTTCGACCGCGTGACCGAGCTCGAGCACACACTCGAGCAGAAGGGCGACCACTCCAAGCTCGAGCGCGTCATGCAGCCGAGCTCGCTCGCCGACATCCACTTCGTGCGCCAGGGCGACCCGAAGGGCCTGGGGCACGCCGTGCTCCGGGCGCGCAAGCACGTCGGCGACGAGACGTTCGCCGTGCTCCTCGGCGACGACCTCATCGATGCCCGCGACCCGCTGCTCTCGCGCATGATCGAGGTGTCGCTGCACAAGAGCGCCACGGTCGTCGCCCTCATGGAGGTCGACCCGTCGCAGATCCACCTCTACGGCTGCGCCGACGTCGAGACGACCGACGAGTCGGACGTCGTGAAGATCAAGGCCCTCGTCGAGAAGCCGTCCGCCGCGGAGGCGCCGAGCAACCTCGCCATCATCGGCCGCTATGTGCTGAAGCCCCAGATCTTCGACGTCCTCGAGGAGACCGAGCCGGGCAAGGGCGGCGAGATCCAGCTGACCGACGCACTGGAGACGCTGGCCGGCGACGAGGAGATCGGCGGCCCCGTGCTCGGCGTCGTCTTCACGGGCCGACGCTACGACACGGGCGACCGCCTGGACTACCTCAAGTCGAGCATCCAGCTCGCCCTCGACCGCGAGGATCTCGGCCCCGAGCTGGCCGCCTGGATCAAGGAAGTCGCACCGACGCTCGCCTGA
- the rplM gene encoding 50S ribosomal protein L13 has protein sequence MTRTFTPKAGEIQREWLVIDATDVVLGRLASHTAALLRGKHKATFANHVDTGDFVIIVNAEKVALTGQKLEQKKAYRHSGYPGGLKAVTYSELLEKNPVRAVEKAVRGMLPKNSLGRQQLSKLKVYAGAEHPHGAQQPKTYTFDQVAQ, from the coding sequence GTGACGCGCACTTTCACCCCCAAGGCTGGCGAGATCCAGCGCGAGTGGCTGGTCATCGACGCGACCGACGTCGTCCTCGGACGCCTCGCCTCGCACACGGCGGCCCTCCTCCGCGGCAAGCACAAGGCGACCTTCGCCAACCACGTCGACACCGGTGACTTCGTCATCATCGTCAACGCCGAGAAGGTGGCCCTCACCGGCCAGAAGCTCGAGCAGAAGAAGGCCTACCGCCACTCCGGCTACCCGGGCGGCCTCAAGGCTGTCACCTACTCGGAGCTCCTCGAGAAGAACCCCGTCCGCGCCGTCGAGAAGGCCGTCCGCGGCATGCTCCCGAAGAACAGCCTGGGTCGCCAGCAGCTGTCGAAGCTGAAGGTCTACGCCGGTGCCGAGCACCCGCACGGCGCTCAGCAGCCCAAGACGTACACCTTCGACCAGGTCGCCCAGTAA
- the rpsI gene encoding 30S ribosomal protein S9: protein MAKIQDSADLSNYSTETPVDQEAVAAERPVLSVPGAAVGRRKQAIARVRLVPGSGTITINGRTFEDYFPNKLHQQLVTDPFTVLNLSGAYDVIARISGGGPSGQAGALRLGIARALNEIDAENNRPTLKKAGFLSRDARVKERKKAGLKKARKAPQYSKR, encoded by the coding sequence GTGGCGAAGATCCAGGATTCCGCAGACCTCAGCAACTACTCGACCGAGACGCCGGTCGACCAGGAGGCCGTCGCCGCCGAGCGCCCCGTGCTCTCGGTCCCCGGCGCCGCCGTCGGTCGCCGCAAGCAGGCGATCGCGCGCGTGCGCCTCGTCCCCGGCTCCGGCACCATCACCATCAACGGCCGCACGTTCGAGGACTACTTCCCGAACAAGCTGCACCAGCAGCTCGTGACCGACCCCTTCACCGTTCTCAACCTCTCCGGTGCGTACGACGTGATCGCCCGCATCTCGGGCGGCGGCCCCTCGGGCCAGGCCGGCGCGCTGCGCCTCGGCATCGCCCGTGCCCTCAACGAGATCGACGCGGAGAACAACCGCCCGACGCTCAAGAAGGCGGGCTTCCTCTCGCGCGACGCTCGCGTCAAGGAGCGCAAGAAGGCCGGTCTCAAGAAGGCCCGCAAGGCGCCTCAGTACTCGAAGCGCTAA
- the glmM gene encoding phosphoglucosamine mutase gives MPLFGTDGVRGLANGPLTADLALTLAQATAVVLGQGRTAEARRAAGKRLTAVVARDPRVSGEFLAAAVAAGLASSGVDVLEAGVLPTPAAAFLIGDMDADFGVMVSASHNPAPDNGIKIFARGGVKLPDIVEQRIEQAMTGPKLQPTGAGVGRIRRFADAEDRYVVHLLASLPHSLDGIHVVLDCAHGAAAGVSPETFRDAGARVTVIGADPDGLNINDGVGSTHLDLLAKKVVEVGADLGIAHDGDADRCLAVDAEGRVVDGDQIMAILAVSMKERGHLVDDTLVATVMSNLGLHRAMARHGIRVEQTAVGDRYVLERMNEGGFALGGEQSGHVIMSEYATTGDGLLTGLHLVAEMARKRASLAELASVMTVYPQVLVNVRDVDRSRASSDEGVADAVAAVSAELGDSGRVLLRASGTEQLVRVMVEASDEDAAQDAAGRLAAVVRERLSL, from the coding sequence ATGCCGCTTTTCGGCACGGACGGCGTGCGGGGGCTGGCCAACGGCCCCCTCACCGCCGACCTCGCTCTCACCCTGGCCCAGGCGACTGCCGTCGTCCTGGGCCAGGGCCGTACCGCCGAGGCGCGCCGCGCCGCGGGCAAGCGGCTCACCGCCGTCGTCGCCCGTGACCCGCGCGTCTCCGGCGAGTTCCTCGCCGCGGCGGTCGCCGCAGGCCTCGCCTCGTCGGGCGTCGACGTGCTCGAAGCGGGCGTGCTTCCCACGCCCGCGGCCGCGTTCCTCATCGGAGACATGGATGCCGACTTCGGCGTCATGGTGTCGGCATCCCACAATCCGGCTCCCGACAACGGCATCAAGATCTTCGCTCGCGGGGGCGTGAAGCTGCCCGACATCGTCGAGCAGCGCATCGAGCAGGCGATGACCGGCCCCAAGCTCCAGCCCACGGGCGCCGGAGTCGGCCGCATCCGACGCTTCGCCGACGCGGAGGACCGCTACGTCGTGCACCTCCTCGCGTCGCTGCCGCACTCGCTCGACGGCATCCACGTCGTGCTCGACTGCGCCCACGGCGCCGCCGCCGGCGTCTCGCCCGAGACGTTCCGCGATGCCGGCGCCCGCGTCACCGTCATCGGCGCAGACCCCGACGGCCTCAACATCAACGACGGCGTCGGATCGACGCACCTCGACCTGCTGGCCAAGAAGGTCGTCGAAGTGGGAGCCGACCTCGGCATCGCCCACGACGGCGACGCGGACCGCTGCCTCGCGGTCGATGCGGAGGGCCGCGTCGTCGACGGCGATCAGATCATGGCGATCCTCGCGGTCTCGATGAAGGAGCGCGGTCACCTCGTGGACGACACGCTCGTCGCGACCGTCATGAGCAACCTCGGCCTCCACCGCGCGATGGCGCGCCACGGCATCCGCGTCGAGCAGACCGCTGTCGGCGACCGGTACGTGCTCGAGCGCATGAATGAGGGCGGCTTCGCGCTCGGCGGCGAGCAGTCCGGGCACGTCATCATGAGCGAGTACGCGACGACCGGCGACGGGCTCCTTACGGGCCTGCACCTCGTGGCCGAGATGGCTCGCAAGCGCGCGTCGCTCGCGGAGCTCGCCTCCGTCATGACGGTGTACCCGCAGGTGCTCGTGAACGTCCGCGACGTCGACCGCTCGCGCGCCTCGAGCGATGAGGGGGTCGCGGATGCCGTGGCCGCCGTCTCCGCCGAGCTCGGCGACTCCGGTCGCGTGCTGCTCCGCGCGAGCGGCACCGAGCAGCTCGTCCGGGTGATGGTCGAGGCGTCCGACGAGGACGCCGCGCAGGACGCGGCCGGCCGGCTGGCGGCCGTCGTGCGCGAGCGCCTCTCGCTCTGA
- a CDS encoding collagen-binding domain-containing protein has product MNHHRRARRAITASAAAAAILGAAFAVAPAAMAGAAEDTSAPCLANPMAAATPIGSASGYTIFVTGDAILANSELEGSLAVGGTATFGDPRGLASNQYPLYHGGIGGNADYTPPTIDGEYNRLLINRFGVNPDATKVVQIKAPSGGAPVAGAKIVDRATPAGYTFGPQFGGAGTTYFPAAGTNMSAQIESEVQAWNGGAGAATFATAQASFSSYFPADEGSDLLAQTGIWRTPTIIPGGDTTVTLDPSGPNRVPLSAISGAPKFRLDGYSTTSPLIVKVAPSDVVNGVLTLPSEVNAGKNAPGNAALSYILWDLSDLTGDVTITSYNEPVRGSIYAPDAHVVFPTEAQGGREFEGQLIAGDLTVLSNGKELHTNLFKGELPCASDSTTDPGTGEPGTTGPTDPGTTEPGEPGTTDPGTTEPGEPGTTEPGEPGTTEPGEPGTTEPGTTEPGEPGTTEPGTTEPGEPGTTEEPVTDDTTTQPTAEQPAATSSDSLAITGGGLPWIAGGTAAALAAAGGILLLVSRRKRSA; this is encoded by the coding sequence GTGAACCACCACCGACGCGCTCGCCGCGCGATCACCGCTTCTGCCGCTGCGGCGGCCATCCTCGGGGCGGCGTTCGCCGTCGCACCGGCTGCCATGGCCGGCGCCGCGGAGGACACCTCCGCTCCGTGCCTCGCCAACCCGATGGCGGCCGCGACCCCGATCGGATCGGCCTCGGGCTACACGATCTTCGTGACGGGCGACGCGATCCTCGCGAACAGCGAGCTCGAGGGAAGCCTCGCCGTCGGCGGCACCGCGACCTTCGGCGATCCGCGCGGGCTCGCCTCAAACCAGTACCCCCTCTACCACGGCGGCATCGGCGGCAACGCCGACTACACCCCGCCGACGATCGATGGCGAGTACAACCGGCTGCTCATCAACCGCTTCGGAGTGAACCCGGACGCGACCAAGGTCGTGCAGATCAAGGCCCCGTCGGGCGGTGCGCCCGTCGCAGGAGCCAAGATCGTCGACCGCGCGACGCCCGCCGGCTACACCTTCGGCCCGCAGTTCGGGGGAGCCGGAACGACGTACTTCCCGGCGGCCGGCACCAACATGAGCGCCCAGATCGAGTCCGAGGTGCAGGCCTGGAACGGCGGTGCAGGAGCCGCGACGTTCGCGACCGCCCAGGCGTCCTTCTCGTCCTACTTCCCCGCCGACGAGGGCTCCGACCTCCTCGCGCAGACCGGCATCTGGCGCACCCCGACGATCATCCCCGGGGGCGACACGACCGTGACCCTCGACCCTTCCGGACCGAACCGCGTGCCCCTCTCGGCGATCTCGGGTGCGCCCAAGTTCCGCCTGGACGGCTACAGCACCACCTCGCCGCTCATCGTGAAGGTCGCACCGTCCGACGTCGTGAACGGCGTCCTCACGCTGCCGTCCGAGGTGAACGCGGGCAAGAACGCACCCGGCAACGCGGCGCTGAGCTACATCCTCTGGGACCTCAGCGACCTGACCGGCGACGTCACCATCACGTCCTACAACGAGCCCGTGCGCGGTTCGATCTACGCCCCCGACGCCCACGTCGTCTTCCCGACCGAGGCCCAGGGCGGCCGTGAGTTCGAGGGCCAGCTCATCGCCGGCGACCTGACGGTCCTCAGCAACGGCAAGGAGCTGCACACGAACCTCTTCAAGGGCGAGCTGCCGTGCGCCTCCGACTCGACCACCGACCCCGGGACCGGAGAGCCGGGCACGACGGGACCGACCGACCCCGGCACGACCGAGCCGGGCGAGCCCGGGACGACGGATCCGGGTACGACCGAGCCGGGCGAGCCGGGTACGACGGAGCCGGGCGAGCCCGGTACGACGGAGCCGGGCGAGCCGGGTACGACGGAGCCGGGTACGACCGAGCCAGGCGAGCCGGGTACGACCGAGCCGGGCACGACGGAGCCGGGCGAGCCGGGCACGACCGAGGAGCCGGTGACGGACGACACGACGACACAGCCGACCGCCGAGCAGCCCGCGGCGACGTCCTCCGACAGCCTTGCGATCACGGGCGGCGGTCTGCCCTGGATCGCGGGCGGCACAGCGGCCGCGCTCGCCGCCGCAGGAGGCATCCTGCTCCTGGTGAGCCGCCGCAAGCGGTCCGCCTGA
- a CDS encoding GDSL-type esterase/lipase family protein codes for MPSSPSPLDRRARRTSIVAAVALVIGLLGLPIASTTAHAEDQPDVMAALGDSITRAARADGVSGDRPAYSWSTGTSAHVQSHLLRLQGQTGVPITAYNLAVGGTTTSDLARQATQAVARGADYVMILSGSNNICGAKAIGDIPSLEQFRSEYGAALQKLSTGLPQARILVASIPSLLELWEIGHVNAAFVDQWNRQGSCSLMLGSADDLSVSATERRASVESILVAMNDALSELCAAIPNCLYDGGAVHSIAATTGDVSTSDRFHPSISGQAKIAAAAWGAVQRAGWFGTGASAPAASTVAPTPTVEPTSTDVPTPTPTGEPTPAPTPTGAAEPTPTPTPLPTPEPTPASTPTPEATPSPTPEPTQTPEPTPTPTPAPTSTPSPDQTPADQVTDPTPTPTPTPTPTPTPTPTPTPPPTPTLVPTTLWVENMDPLVAYSADWKTTSASQDHGGSVSYSSTSGAAFAVTFTGTRVEVLARLTSTSGISEVHVDGVLVGRFDGYSATTVYQRTVFDSGPLVAGQHTLTVTRTGTKAAASGGRNILLDALRIQALVPASASVPTPTPTPTPTPTPTPTPTPTPTPTPTPTPTPTPTPTPTPTPTPTPTPTPTPTPTPTPTVQWIENTDPRIAYSADWKTTSAAGDHGGSVSYNSASGATFSLTFTGARIEVVSRLTSTSGISEVHLDGILVGRFDGYSATTVYQRTVFDSGPLVAGQHTLTVTRTGTKAAASGGRNILLDALRIQTTG; via the coding sequence ATGCCCTCCTCGCCCTCGCCCCTCGATCGTCGCGCCCGCCGCACCTCCATCGTCGCCGCCGTCGCCCTCGTGATCGGGCTCCTCGGGCTGCCGATAGCCTCCACGACGGCGCACGCCGAAGATCAGCCCGACGTGATGGCCGCCCTCGGCGACTCGATCACGCGGGCCGCTCGTGCGGACGGGGTCTCGGGGGATCGCCCGGCGTACAGCTGGTCGACGGGCACCTCTGCCCATGTGCAATCGCATCTCCTGCGCCTTCAGGGTCAGACGGGCGTGCCGATCACGGCGTACAACCTGGCGGTCGGCGGAACGACCACGTCGGACCTGGCCCGGCAGGCGACGCAGGCCGTGGCTCGCGGCGCCGACTACGTGATGATCCTCTCGGGATCGAACAACATCTGCGGAGCGAAGGCGATCGGCGACATCCCGTCGCTCGAGCAGTTCCGCAGCGAGTACGGCGCCGCGCTGCAGAAGCTGAGCACGGGACTGCCGCAGGCCCGGATCCTCGTCGCCTCGATCCCCAGCCTGCTCGAGCTGTGGGAGATCGGCCACGTGAACGCGGCCTTCGTCGACCAGTGGAACCGCCAGGGGTCGTGCTCGCTCATGCTGGGGAGCGCGGACGATCTGTCCGTGTCTGCGACGGAACGGCGAGCGTCCGTCGAGTCGATCCTGGTGGCGATGAACGACGCCCTGTCCGAGCTGTGCGCGGCGATCCCGAACTGCCTGTACGACGGCGGGGCTGTGCACTCGATCGCGGCGACGACCGGGGATGTGTCGACGAGCGACCGATTCCATCCCTCGATCTCGGGGCAGGCGAAGATCGCGGCGGCGGCGTGGGGCGCGGTGCAGCGGGCGGGATGGTTCGGAACGGGGGCGAGCGCTCCTGCGGCGAGTACCGTCGCGCCGACTCCGACGGTCGAGCCGACCTCGACGGATGTGCCGACGCCGACGCCAACGGGCGAGCCGACGCCGGCGCCGACGCCGACCGGGGCGGCGGAGCCGACGCCGACCCCGACACCCTTGCCGACGCCGGAGCCGACGCCCGCGTCCACGCCGACGCCGGAGGCGACACCCTCTCCGACGCCGGAACCGACACAGACTCCCGAGCCGACACCGACGCCGACCCCAGCGCCAACGTCCACGCCGTCGCCCGACCAGACGCCGGCGGATCAGGTTACGGATCCGACACCCACACCCACACCGACACCGACCCCGACCCCGACCCCGACCCCGACCCCGACACCGCCGCCGACACCGACGCTCGTTCCGACGACGCTCTGGGTCGAGAACATGGACCCGCTCGTCGCGTACAGCGCCGACTGGAAGACGACGTCTGCGTCGCAGGACCACGGCGGATCCGTCAGCTACAGCTCCACCTCGGGTGCGGCGTTCGCCGTCACGTTCACGGGAACGAGAGTGGAGGTCCTGGCCCGCCTCACGTCGACGAGCGGCATCTCCGAGGTCCACGTCGACGGCGTCCTCGTCGGCCGGTTCGACGGCTACAGCGCGACGACCGTCTACCAGCGGACCGTCTTCGACAGCGGGCCGCTCGTCGCCGGACAGCACACCCTCACCGTCACCCGCACGGGCACCAAGGCCGCAGCATCCGGCGGACGCAACATCCTCCTCGACGCCCTCCGCATCCAGGCGCTGGTGCCCGCGTCCGCATCCGTCCCGACGCCCACCCCGACTCCGACGCCCACTCCCACCCCGACGCCCACTCCGACACCGACACCGACACCGACACCGACACCGACACCGACACCGACGCCCACACCGACACCGACGCCCACACCGACACCGACGCCCACACCGACACCGACACCGACACCGACACCGACACCGACCGTCCAGTGGATCGAGAACACCGACCCACGCATCGCGTACAGCGCCGACTGGAAGACCACCTCCGCGGCCGGGGACCACGGCGGGTCGGTCAGCTACAACTCGGCCTCGGGCGCGACGTTCTCACTCACGTTCACCGGCGCCCGCATCGAGGTGGTCAGCCGTCTCACATCGACGAGCGGCATCTCGGAAGTGCACCTCGACGGGATCCTCGTCGGACGGTTCGACGGCTACAGCGCGACGACCGTCTACCAGCGGACGGTCTTCGACAGCGGGCCGCTCGTCGCCGGGCAGCACACCCTCACCGTCACCCGCACGGGCACCAAGGCCGCAGCATCCGGCGGCCGCAACATCCTCCTCGACGCGCTCCGCATCCAGACCACCGGGTGA
- a CDS encoding GDSL-type esterase/lipase family protein, translated as MPQSPRALPRARTTILATSVAALAALFLSTLTGPAAVAGEPALPSVVAALGDSITRAPLTEGAGVGTGINSWSTGTSPDVQSHLLRIDALRGTPATAYNLAEGGTTSAALAAQARSAVELRADYVTILSGSNNICLSPTVDSLPDAAVFGSEVGAALRVLAAGRPSVRILLASVPSLLAVYDAGKDSPRALAAWAYFGRCPVLLADPLSQTPEAVARRAAVEAKVVEMNKALADACRAVAQCTYDDGAVYANRPSLADLSPYDYFHPSISGQARLAAATWGAVESHGLFGPGGIPPVLGAPAPSDDAPAQLEWIENTDDRVRYAGTWKTTSSSRDHDGSISYNSASGAAYSLTFRGTQVSIVTRKTPTSGIAEVSIDGEVVGRFDSYAETAEFEKTVFTSARLVAGTHTVTVVRTGTKSPDSGGRNLILDAFVVE; from the coding sequence ATGCCGCAGTCCCCCAGGGCGCTTCCGCGCGCCCGCACGACCATCCTCGCCACGTCCGTCGCGGCCCTCGCCGCCCTGTTTCTCTCCACCCTGACCGGCCCGGCCGCCGTCGCCGGGGAGCCGGCCCTCCCCTCCGTCGTCGCCGCCCTGGGCGATTCGATCACCCGCGCCCCGCTCACCGAGGGCGCCGGCGTGGGCACCGGCATCAACAGCTGGTCGACGGGCACATCTCCCGACGTGCAGTCGCACCTGCTGCGCATCGACGCCCTGCGTGGGACGCCGGCGACGGCCTACAACCTGGCGGAGGGCGGTACGACATCGGCCGCTCTCGCGGCGCAGGCGCGCAGCGCGGTCGAACTCCGAGCCGACTACGTCACAATCCTCTCGGGCTCCAACAACATCTGCCTCTCCCCGACCGTCGATTCGCTCCCCGACGCGGCCGTCTTCGGAAGCGAGGTCGGCGCAGCGCTGCGCGTGCTGGCAGCGGGGCGCCCGAGCGTGCGCATCCTGCTCGCATCCGTGCCCAGCCTTCTCGCGGTCTACGACGCGGGCAAGGATTCCCCGCGCGCTCTCGCAGCGTGGGCGTATTTCGGACGCTGCCCCGTGCTGCTCGCGGATCCCCTGTCACAGACTCCCGAGGCGGTCGCGCGCCGCGCCGCGGTTGAGGCGAAGGTCGTCGAGATGAACAAGGCGCTCGCCGACGCGTGCCGTGCGGTCGCGCAGTGCACCTACGACGACGGCGCGGTATATGCGAATCGCCCCTCGCTCGCCGATCTGTCGCCCTATGACTACTTCCACCCGTCGATCTCGGGTCAGGCTCGCCTCGCCGCCGCCACCTGGGGCGCGGTCGAGTCACACGGGCTGTTCGGGCCCGGCGGCATCCCCCCGGTCCTCGGCGCGCCAGCCCCGAGCGACGACGCGCCCGCCCAGCTCGAATGGATCGAGAACACCGACGACCGCGTACGGTACGCAGGCACGTGGAAGACGACATCCAGCTCCCGGGATCACGACGGATCGATCAGCTACAACTCCGCCAGCGGCGCGGCGTACTCGCTGACGTTCAGGGGCACACAGGTCTCGATCGTGACGCGAAAGACCCCCACGAGCGGTATCGCCGAGGTGTCGATCGACGGCGAGGTGGTGGGCAGGTTCGACTCCTACGCCGAGACGGCCGAGTTCGAGAAGACGGTGTTCACGAGCGCGCGGCTCGTGGCGGGAACGCACACGGTGACAGTCGTGAGGACGGGGACCAAGTCTCCCGACTCCGGCGGCCGCAACCTGATCCTGGATGCCTTCGTCGTCGAATGA